From a single Aggregatilinea lenta genomic region:
- a CDS encoding class I SAM-dependent methyltransferase produces the protein MSSAHDFYEQLAADYHLIFGDWNASIARQGAALDRLIQVFAGGPPLDLLDCSCGIGTQALGLAARGYTVHATDISEAAVERAAQEADARGLAITTGVADFRTLADQVAGTFDVVLSCDNALPHLLTDDDLRRAAENMAAKLRPGGLLLISMRDYDDLTLNRPRATPPQVSDDADGRRIVFQVWDWAEDGSQYALTMFIVRQAADGWRTDAYSTTYRALLRGELSAMLDGAGFAEVRWHMPQDTGYYQPIVTARRT, from the coding sequence ATGTCATCTGCACACGACTTCTACGAGCAGCTTGCCGCCGACTATCACCTGATTTTCGGCGATTGGAACGCGTCTATTGCGCGGCAGGGCGCGGCGCTGGATCGCCTGATCCAGGTATTCGCAGGCGGGCCGCCGCTGGACCTGCTCGACTGCTCGTGCGGGATCGGGACGCAGGCGCTGGGGCTGGCGGCGCGCGGATACACCGTGCACGCAACCGACATCAGCGAGGCGGCGGTGGAACGTGCCGCGCAGGAAGCCGACGCGCGCGGGCTGGCGATCACGACCGGGGTCGCGGACTTCCGCACGCTGGCCGATCAGGTGGCGGGCACGTTCGATGTGGTGCTCTCGTGCGACAATGCGCTGCCGCACCTGCTGACCGACGACGATTTGCGGCGGGCGGCAGAAAACATGGCCGCCAAGCTGCGCCCCGGCGGGCTGCTGCTGATCAGCATGCGTGACTACGACGATCTGACGCTCAACCGCCCGCGCGCCACACCGCCGCAGGTCTCCGATGACGCGGACGGGCGGCGCATCGTGTTCCAGGTGTGGGACTGGGCCGAGGACGGCAGCCAGTACGCGCTGACGATGTTCATCGTGCGGCAGGCGGCAGACGGCTGGCGCACGGATGCCTACAGCACGACCTACCGCGCCCTGCTGCGCGGCGAACTGTCCGCCATGCTCGACGGCGCGGGCTTCGCGGAGGTGCGCTGGCACATGCCGCAAGACACCGGCTACTACCAGCCTATCGTCACCGCGCGGCGCACCTAA